The Hymenobacter sp. DG25A nucleotide sequence GCTGATGCTCACCTATATGTCCGGGGTTTTGGCGCGCTACCTGCCCCTGCCTAATATTCTGCGGGCCGTAGTGGGCGCCCTGCTCATGGTGGGCATGGATGTGTGCATTGAGCCCGTAGCCGTGCGCTATGATTTCTGGCACTGGATGGCCGATGTTATTCCCTTGCAGAACTTTAAAGCCTGGTTTGCCCTATCTTTCATTCTGCAGGTGTTTTTTAACCGCAGCCATTTCGTGAAAAGCAATCAGTTGGTACCTTTCGTATTCCTGGTGCAGCTGCTGTTTTTCTTTGGGCTGGGTATGCTGCGTTAAGCAGTAATACATTAAGCTTTTATTAAGTGGGGCATCTTGCGCCCACCACCTCTATTGCCGGTTTCCTCCACGCCATGAATTCTACTCCCACTACTACGCTGCACCACACCTTGCTGGAGGAAGTGCGCGTGCTTTTTCTGCGCGAAGGCATCGGTCCCTTGTCCCTGGAGCAGATCATTCAGAAGCTGAACGTGTCGCCGGCTACTTTTCACGGCATGTTCGAGGATAAGAACGACTTGGTAACGCAGGTGGTGGTGCACGACATGGAGCGCCAGCAGCGGGAGCACGCCGCCCTGTTCGCCAGAACCGATAACCCGGTGGAGCGTATCCTGCTGCTGTTGCAGGACGGCATCCAGGAATTACAGCAAACGCCCAGCAGCAACTACGCCGACATCCAGCGGGAGCACCCCGCCGCCTGGAACCTGATGATGGACCACCTGGTGACGTATTCCTACCCCCAGATCCACGGCTTGCTGAACGACGGCATCCTGCGCAAGCAGTTCCGCGGCGACATCAACATTGAGCTGG carries:
- a CDS encoding TetR/AcrR family transcriptional regulator, yielding MNSTPTTTLHHTLLEEVRVLFLREGIGPLSLEQIIQKLNVSPATFHGMFEDKNDLVTQVVVHDMERQQREHAALFARTDNPVERILLLLQDGIQELQQTPSSNYADIQREHPAAWNLMMDHLVTYSYPQIHGLLNDGILRKQFRGDINIELVTKIILEQVNLILNTDIFPPSRYNLAEVFRSIYLYYIRGICTDEGMQLAASHFARL